One part of the Lachnospiraceae bacterium JLR.KK002 genome encodes these proteins:
- a CDS encoding nucleotidyl transferase AbiEii/AbiGii toxin family protein — MEFLYRVMEELSNAGVPIVFKGAMVLNLAIRDNNPSKVERATRDIDGDWIGEFPTMEGMEIALRNAVKEVDSSLDVQANRTFAERKSAGFKIINEIGEKIASIDLSVRQNRFSRPYISYVNGISITGASLSKMLSDKLYAISGESVCRRMKDVLDIYVMSFITKIDIDELHQIWTETGRKLGDFEAFKTQIARLGEAYNKMKGIKNKPDFLDVYSRVTDVICKLERQKGIETLTKKNQDKF, encoded by the coding sequence ATGGAATTTTTATACAGGGTGATGGAAGAACTGTCAAATGCAGGTGTGCCGATTGTGTTCAAAGGGGCGATGGTTCTTAATCTTGCAATCAGGGATAATAATCCATCAAAGGTTGAAAGAGCGACCAGAGATATAGATGGAGACTGGATTGGTGAATTTCCAACTATGGAGGGAATGGAAATAGCATTGAGAAATGCGGTTAAAGAAGTGGATTCTTCCTTAGATGTCCAGGCCAACAGAACATTCGCTGAAAGAAAATCTGCCGGTTTTAAAATTATCAATGAAATTGGAGAAAAGATCGCAAGTATTGATTTAAGCGTCAGGCAGAACCGATTTAGCAGACCTTACATTTCCTATGTGAATGGAATATCCATTACAGGAGCAAGTTTATCCAAAATGCTGTCTGACAAATTATATGCAATTTCAGGAGAGAGTGTATGTAGAAGAATGAAGGATGTATTGGATATTTATGTGATGTCTTTTATTACAAAAATTGATATAGATGAACTGCATCAAATATGGACCGAGACAGGTAGGAAATTGGGGGATTTTGAAGCATTTAAAACTCAGATTGCCAGGTTGGGTGAAGCTTATAATAAAATGAAGGGTATAAAAAATAAACCTGATTTTCTTGATGTATACAGTCGGGTAACTGATGTAATATGTAAATTGGAACGTCAAAAGGGAATAGAAACTCTGACTAAGAAAAATCAAGATAAATTTTAA
- a CDS encoding HAD family hydrolase, with translation MPQNIDTIIFDLDGTLLDTLTDLTNSVNYAMERFGFPLHSEDAVRQMVGNGVTVLMEKAIPGGHEFPEFDRCLKEFQEHYAAHKKDFTRPFPGIIDFLKKASESGYKLAVVSNKFDLAVKGLCEDFFTPYITSAIGESPQVARKPAPDTVFAAMKELQSPAERCVYVGDSDVDIITAGNSGIPCICVSWGFRSREFLMEHGAEYIADNAEDLWKILGEMESQ, from the coding sequence ATGCCGCAGAATATTGATACCATTATTTTTGATTTAGACGGAACTTTACTGGATACTTTAACAGATTTGACCAACAGCGTAAATTATGCCATGGAGCGCTTCGGCTTCCCGCTCCATTCTGAGGATGCAGTCCGCCAGATGGTGGGAAACGGCGTTACGGTCCTTATGGAAAAAGCCATCCCCGGCGGACATGAGTTCCCGGAATTTGACCGCTGCCTGAAAGAGTTTCAGGAACATTATGCTGCTCACAAAAAAGATTTTACCAGGCCTTTCCCCGGTATTATAGATTTCTTAAAAAAGGCTTCTGAATCCGGTTACAAACTGGCCGTTGTGTCCAACAAATTTGATTTGGCTGTCAAAGGCCTGTGTGAGGATTTCTTTACGCCCTACATTACCTCAGCCATCGGGGAATCTCCGCAGGTAGCCCGCAAACCTGCTCCGGACACGGTGTTTGCCGCCATGAAAGAACTTCAGTCCCCGGCGGAACGCTGTGTGTACGTGGGTGATTCCGACGTGGATATTATCACCGCCGGAAATTCCGGCATTCCCTGTATCTGCGTAAGCTGGGGCTTCCGCAGCCGGGAGTTTCTCATGGAACACGGGGCAGAATACATTGCTGATAATGCGGAAGACTTGTGGAAGATTCTGGGTGAGATGGAGTCTCAGTAA
- a CDS encoding beta-galactosidase, with the protein MWDKVWNQDKIAYGGDYNPEQWPEETWEEDMRLLKLAHIDTLTLNVFSWAALQPSEETYCFDKLDKIMELARANNMKVCLATSTGAHPAWMARKYPEILRTDERGVRRKFGGRHNSCPNSPVYRKYSVKLAERLAERYQNYDNIVAWHISNEYGGECYCENCEKAFREWLKKRYGTLEKLNHAWTTAFWGHTFYDWEEIVLPDLRSEHMESERTTAQTISLDYRRFNSDSILECFRLEYEAVKKHTPDIPVTTNLMGAYKPLDYRKWGKYLDFISWDNYPSNEDSFSQTAFYHDLMRGAGGGKPFILMEQTPSQQNWQPFNALKRPGVMRLWSYQAVAHGSDAVLFFQMKRSIGSCEKYHGAVISHAGHEHTRVFREVAELGRELEQMGNEIIGSGIRAETALIFDWENWWAAEYSAGPSVNLNYKEQVLHYYTALHRQNIPVDIIGEEDDLSGYKLVIAPLLYMTKPGVDERIREFVKKGGAFVTTCFSGYVDENDRVITGGYPGRLRDILGVWVEESDALPEHRNNRFIYRNQEYSAEILCDIMHLEGAETLAEYQEDFYEGTPVVTCNSFGMGKAYYVGTCSGDEFYRDFIRELCREQQIASAAELPEEVEAVRRTGEQAEYLFLLNHGEKEQEISIPEQCLELTEGKIYGRGEQAVLPAKGVMILKSRH; encoded by the coding sequence ATGTGGGATAAAGTGTGGAACCAGGATAAAATCGCTTATGGCGGGGATTACAATCCGGAACAGTGGCCGGAGGAAACCTGGGAAGAAGATATGCGTCTGCTGAAGCTGGCGCACATTGATACTCTGACATTAAATGTATTTTCCTGGGCGGCTTTGCAGCCTTCGGAGGAGACATACTGTTTTGATAAACTGGATAAAATTATGGAACTGGCCAGGGCAAATAATATGAAAGTCTGTCTGGCCACCAGTACCGGGGCCCATCCGGCCTGGATGGCCAGGAAATACCCCGAAATTCTGCGAACCGATGAACGGGGCGTCCGGCGGAAATTCGGAGGAAGGCACAATTCCTGCCCCAACAGTCCGGTATACCGGAAGTATTCGGTGAAACTGGCGGAACGGCTGGCAGAGCGGTATCAGAATTACGATAATATCGTTGCATGGCATATTTCCAATGAATACGGCGGGGAATGTTACTGCGAAAACTGCGAAAAGGCCTTTCGGGAATGGCTGAAAAAAAGATACGGTACTCTGGAAAAACTAAACCATGCCTGGACTACTGCTTTCTGGGGACATACCTTTTATGACTGGGAAGAAATTGTGCTGCCGGATTTGCGCAGCGAGCATATGGAATCAGAGCGGACCACGGCCCAGACCATCAGCCTGGACTATCGCAGATTTAACTCGGACAGTATTCTGGAATGCTTCCGGCTGGAATACGAAGCAGTAAAAAAACATACCCCGGACATTCCGGTGACCACAAACCTGATGGGGGCTTACAAACCTCTGGATTACCGGAAATGGGGAAAATATCTGGATTTTATTTCCTGGGATAACTATCCCTCCAATGAAGATTCTTTCAGCCAGACGGCCTTTTATCATGACCTGATGCGGGGCGCAGGGGGCGGAAAACCTTTCATATTGATGGAGCAGACTCCAAGTCAGCAGAACTGGCAGCCTTTTAATGCACTGAAACGGCCGGGCGTCATGCGTCTTTGGAGTTATCAGGCAGTGGCTCACGGTTCCGACGCAGTGCTGTTTTTCCAGATGAAGCGCAGCATTGGCTCCTGTGAAAAATACCATGGCGCGGTTATCAGCCATGCAGGCCATGAACATACCAGAGTGTTCCGGGAAGTGGCAGAGCTGGGCCGGGAGCTGGAGCAGATGGGAAATGAGATTATCGGCTCCGGTATCCGTGCAGAGACAGCCCTGATATTTGACTGGGAAAACTGGTGGGCGGCAGAGTATTCCGCAGGCCCCAGTGTAAATCTGAACTATAAGGAGCAGGTGCTCCATTATTACACGGCCCTGCACCGGCAGAATATACCCGTGGATATTATCGGGGAAGAAGATGATTTGTCCGGCTATAAGCTGGTAATTGCTCCCCTTTTATATATGACAAAACCCGGCGTGGATGAACGGATACGGGAATTTGTAAAGAAAGGCGGCGCCTTTGTCACTACCTGTTTCAGCGGATATGTGGACGAAAATGACCGGGTTATCACCGGCGGTTATCCCGGCAGACTTCGGGATATTCTGGGCGTATGGGTAGAAGAAAGCGATGCTCTGCCGGAGCACAGAAATAATCGGTTTATATACAGGAATCAGGAATATTCCGCTGAAATTCTCTGTGATATCATGCACCTGGAAGGGGCGGAGACGCTGGCGGAGTATCAGGAAGATTTTTACGAAGGAACCCCGGTGGTCACATGCAATTCCTTTGGAATGGGAAAGGCATATTATGTGGGAACCTGTTCCGGAGATGAATTTTACCGGGATTTTATCCGGGAACTCTGCCGGGAACAGCAGATTGCATCGGCGGCGGAGCTGCCGGAAGAAGTGGAGGCAGTCAGACGAACGGGAGAACAGGCGGAATATCTGTTTTTACTGAACCACGGAGAGAAGGAACAGGAAATTTCCATACCGGAGCAGTGTCTGGAACTGACAGAAGGAAAAATATACGGCCGCGGAGAACAGGCAGTTCTTCCTGCAAAAGGCGTTATGATTTTAAAAAGCAGGCACTGA
- a CDS encoding YccF domain-containing protein: protein MNCLGNILWMIFGGLFSSLGWLLAGCLWCITIVGIPVGVQCFKFAGLSLCPFGKEVRYGGGAVSLLVNIIWLIVSGIPMAAGFAIWGCLLCVTLIGIPFGLQMFKLAKLALMPFGAVVEQKGQV from the coding sequence ATGAATTGTTTGGGAAATATTTTGTGGATGATTTTTGGCGGACTGTTCAGCAGTCTGGGCTGGCTGCTGGCCGGATGTCTGTGGTGTATTACCATTGTGGGGATTCCGGTGGGCGTGCAGTGCTTTAAGTTTGCAGGCCTGAGTCTCTGCCCTTTTGGAAAAGAAGTGCGTTATGGCGGCGGGGCAGTTTCCCTGCTGGTTAATATTATCTGGCTGATTGTATCGGGAATTCCCATGGCAGCGGGATTTGCCATTTGGGGCTGTTTGCTGTGCGTAACACTGATTGGGATTCCCTTCGGACTGCAGATGTTTAAGCTGGCGAAGCTGGCTCTGATGCCATTTGGGGCTGTGGTAGAGCAGAAAGGACAGGTGTAA